In the bacterium SCSIO 12741 genome, ATTCAAAATTCATTAGTGAAGGATTTTAAAAACCAACTCCTTCAAAAGCTCTCCTTCAGGAACCGAGCTATTTCCAATTCCCTTCGACTTTCGATCGCATTCCCGGATTTCGTGAATGATGTTTGCCACTTTGGCCGGGTTGTACTGGCGGGCCGCATTGAGGTAATCTTTGAGGAAGTAGGGGTTAATCTTAAGACTGGACGCTACATTTTTGGTGGACTTGTCCTGCAGGTAGTAATAAGCCAATAGCTTGCTGTAAAAGGCGTAAACACTGGCCAGGGTTAGTACCAGTGGATGACTCTTTTTATTATCCGCAAAGTAGTTGACGATGCGGTTCGCTTTTAAGGCATCTTTTTTACCGAGGGCATTCACCAATTCAAAGGAGTTGTAATCCTTACTGATTCCAATGTTTTCCTCAATATCTTTCGTTGTGATTTCACTTCCAGGTTCCAGAATGAGGGCCAACTTGTCCAGCTCATTGGAGATTTTGGAAAGGTTGTTACCCAAATATTCCGAAATCATCAGGATCGACTTGGGACTAATATTGAGTTTCTTTCTCCTTACATATTCAATAATCCATTCCGGAATGCGATCATCGCGCAATTCTTTGCTATCGAAGAATACACCTTTGCTTTTGATGGCCTCCAAAAACTTCCGATCGGAGATTTTCTTGTACTTGTAGCACACCACAAGAATGGTTGTGTCCACCGGAGATTGCAAGTAGGAGAGAAGCTTTTCCTTTAAGTTTCTAATGGATTGAGCCTCCTTAACAATCACCACCTGGTAGGGGGCCATCATGGGAAATCGTTTTACCGTTTCCACCAATTCATCAAAGGAAACATCCTTACCGTAAACCACTGTTTGGTTGAAGGCTTTTTCGGATTCATCCAGCACAGACATCTCCAAATACTTGGTGATCACATCGATAAAATAGGGTTCTGTTCCTTGTAGAAAGTACACCGGTTTAAATTCCCGGTCGCGAACGCTTTTGAGTATTCTTTGGTATTCCTTTAGCGGCATTGTTTGTCCTGAATCAGGTGGCCGCTAAATTACACATTGACCCTTTGCCATGGGATGTTGCAGGCAGGAATTTATCCCCAAAAAATGGCCGGTATTCTTTTTTATTCTAACTTGCTCTTATCATGGAAAATTCTCAGCAAGAACATCAGGCTGGTAAACGAAAGGTGAGTAGAAAACGCCTTCGTTTTTTGTTTCTTTTTGCCTTAGTGTTTACCCTCTTACGCATTGGCTTCTACTTTTTTCCTGAACCGGTAGAGGCCTTGTGGGTTCAGTTTCTATGGATTCCGGGTGTGCTTTTTTTGATGGCTTTACCTTTTTTCTTGATCGAAAATCTGCTGGACCGTTTTTTTGATCGGTAATCCCGTAT is a window encoding:
- the holA gene encoding DNA polymerase III subunit delta is translated as MPLKEYQRILKSVRDREFKPVYFLQGTEPYFIDVITKYLEMSVLDESEKAFNQTVVYGKDVSFDELVETVKRFPMMAPYQVVIVKEAQSIRNLKEKLLSYLQSPVDTTILVVCYKYKKISDRKFLEAIKSKGVFFDSKELRDDRIPEWIIEYVRRKKLNISPKSILMISEYLGNNLSKISNELDKLALILEPGSEITTKDIEENIGISKDYNSFELVNALGKKDALKANRIVNYFADNKKSHPLVLTLASVYAFYSKLLAYYYLQDKSTKNVASSLKINPYFLKDYLNAARQYNPAKVANIIHEIRECDRKSKGIGNSSVPEGELLKELVFKILH